One genomic window of Nakamurella panacisegetis includes the following:
- a CDS encoding group II truncated hemoglobin produces MNDRPVPSLFEWAGGEPAFARLINAFYDRVEKDELLAPLFPGGVSRAHREHVTVWWCEVFGGPARYTAEHGGYATMLAHHRGLNLQPEQRFRFATLMSRAADDATLPDDPEFRAALVGYVEWGTRLALANSQEDADPVLEAPVPRWGWGVAPPYLP; encoded by the coding sequence ATGAACGATCGTCCGGTGCCGTCGCTGTTCGAGTGGGCCGGTGGCGAACCGGCGTTCGCCCGGCTCATCAACGCGTTCTACGACCGGGTGGAGAAGGACGAACTGCTCGCCCCGCTGTTCCCGGGGGGCGTGAGCCGGGCCCACCGCGAGCACGTCACGGTGTGGTGGTGCGAGGTGTTCGGCGGCCCGGCCCGGTACACCGCCGAGCACGGCGGTTATGCAACCATGCTGGCCCACCACCGCGGCCTGAACCTGCAGCCGGAACAGCGTTTTCGATTCGCCACCCTGATGAGTCGCGCCGCCGACGATGCCACGCTGCCGGACGATCCGGAGTTCCGGGCGGCGCTCGTGGGGTACGTGGAATGGGGTACCCGGCTGGCCCTGGCGAACTCGCAGGAGGACGCCGACCCGGTGCTGGAGGCTCCGGTTCCCCGGTGGGGCTGGGGCGTCGCGCCGCCGTACCTTCCGTGA
- a CDS encoding carbohydrate ABC transporter permease, with the protein MSTSTPTTPPAPVTTRYRAPKMMGWLTPVVWFVVAAIIGVVVFSGATGSSSSNGKGFFYNTGQQFTHGWFASMVFHPTSAAQKVLVMILVIVLFIVVMGAILWLVDHTRVPNGTVVAGFLGPAVIALAGGLLYPAISTIIASFRKVNAAGDPAGFNGLANYTHFFNSANIPIFYNTIAWIVLVPLFATAFGLVYAMLVDRTRFEAAAKALIFLPTAISMVAAAIMWRYIYYQPSSQGNGQVGLLNAVWTAFGGSPTNWLIKWPVSTGAMIVVMIWIQAGLAMTLLSAAIKAVPDDIVEAAQIDGATGMRLFRSITIPTIRPTLVVVITTIAIGSLKTFDLVNVLGNGITKNDILASAFYSNNASNQPGLAGALAVMIFILVSPVIVFNVRQMKKADANR; encoded by the coding sequence TTGAGTACTTCAACTCCAACGACGCCCCCGGCGCCGGTCACGACGCGATACCGGGCCCCCAAGATGATGGGCTGGCTGACGCCCGTGGTCTGGTTCGTCGTCGCCGCCATCATCGGCGTCGTCGTCTTCTCCGGCGCGACCGGCAGTTCGAGCTCCAACGGTAAAGGCTTCTTCTACAACACCGGCCAGCAGTTCACGCACGGGTGGTTTGCCAGCATGGTCTTCCACCCGACCTCGGCGGCGCAGAAGGTCCTGGTGATGATCCTGGTCATCGTGCTGTTCATCGTCGTGATGGGTGCCATTCTCTGGCTCGTCGACCACACCAGGGTCCCGAACGGCACCGTCGTCGCCGGGTTCCTCGGGCCGGCCGTGATCGCCCTCGCCGGCGGCCTGCTGTATCCGGCCATCAGCACGATCATCGCCTCGTTCCGCAAGGTCAACGCGGCCGGTGACCCGGCCGGTTTCAACGGACTGGCCAACTACACGCACTTCTTCAACTCGGCCAACATCCCGATCTTCTACAACACCATCGCCTGGATCGTCCTGGTGCCACTGTTCGCGACCGCGTTCGGCCTCGTCTACGCCATGCTGGTGGACCGAACCCGCTTCGAGGCGGCGGCCAAGGCACTGATCTTCCTCCCGACGGCCATCTCGATGGTCGCCGCGGCGATCATGTGGCGCTACATCTACTACCAGCCCAGCAGCCAGGGCAACGGACAGGTGGGCCTGCTCAACGCGGTCTGGACCGCCTTCGGTGGCAGCCCGACGAACTGGTTGATCAAGTGGCCGGTCAGCACCGGCGCCATGATCGTGGTGATGATCTGGATCCAGGCCGGGCTGGCCATGACGCTGCTCTCGGCCGCCATCAAGGCGGTGCCGGACGACATCGTCGAAGCCGCCCAGATCGACGGCGCGACCGGGATGCGGCTGTTCCGCAGCATCACCATCCCGACCATCCGTCCCACCCTGGTCGTCGTGATCACGACCATTGCCATCGGTTCGCTCAAGACCTTCGACCTGGTCAACGTCCTGGGCAACGGCATCACCAAGAACGACATCCTGGCCAGCGCGTTCTACTCGAACAACGCGAGCAACCAACCTGGTCTGGCCGGCGCCCTCGCCGTGATGATCTTCATCCTGGTGTCGCCGGTGATCGTGTTCAACGTTCGACAGATGAAGAAGGCGGACGCAAACCGATGA
- a CDS encoding carbohydrate ABC transporter permease, translating to MTTTIPPVPVASEQVSARKVKAMMRAQDAKTKLTSPWASGLAIVIAIAWTVPTIGLLINSIRGPITVNGNPSAASITSGWWHFFSGSSLTFKNYSNAWTGNGNTSPLSSFLLNSIVVTLPAVFIPIALALLAAYAFAWIDFKGKNVLFVAIFAMQIVPIQVALIPLNTIYTKFGLNAGFWSIWLSHTIFGLPLAIFLLHNFMKEIPSSLIEAARVDGAGHVKIFIQVLMPLLVPAIASFGIFQFLWVWNDLLVALTFSGENTRPITAGIQGLTTQFQSAADVLPAAAVIAMLVPLAVFLSLQRFFVRGLLAGSVKG from the coding sequence ATGACAACCACGATTCCGCCTGTTCCCGTCGCGTCGGAGCAGGTCAGTGCCCGCAAGGTGAAAGCCATGATGCGGGCCCAGGACGCGAAGACGAAGCTCACGTCGCCGTGGGCCTCCGGCCTGGCCATCGTCATCGCGATCGCCTGGACCGTTCCCACCATCGGTCTGCTGATCAACTCCATCCGCGGGCCGATCACCGTCAACGGGAACCCGTCGGCGGCCAGCATCACCAGCGGCTGGTGGCACTTCTTCTCCGGGTCGTCGTTGACGTTCAAGAACTACTCGAACGCCTGGACCGGCAACGGCAACACCTCGCCGCTGTCGAGCTTCCTGCTCAACAGCATCGTGGTGACCCTGCCCGCCGTCTTCATCCCGATCGCCCTGGCCCTGCTGGCGGCGTACGCGTTCGCGTGGATCGACTTCAAGGGCAAGAACGTGCTCTTCGTGGCCATCTTCGCCATGCAGATCGTGCCCATCCAGGTGGCGCTGATCCCGCTGAACACGATCTACACGAAGTTCGGCCTGAACGCCGGCTTCTGGTCGATCTGGTTGTCGCACACGATCTTCGGTCTGCCGTTGGCCATCTTCCTGTTGCACAACTTCATGAAGGAGATCCCGTCCTCGCTGATCGAAGCGGCCCGGGTCGACGGCGCAGGCCACGTGAAGATCTTCATCCAGGTGCTGATGCCACTGCTGGTTCCGGCCATCGCGTCCTTCGGCATCTTCCAGTTCCTGTGGGTCTGGAACGATCTGCTGGTCGCCCTGACCTTCTCCGGTGAGAACACCCGGCCGATCACAGCCGGGATCCAGGGACTGACGACGCAGTTCCAGTCGGCGGCGGACGTCCTCCCGGCGGCCGCGGTGATCGCCATGCTGGTGCCGTTGGCGGTGTTCCTGTCGTTGCAGCGCTTCTTCGTCCGCGGTCTGCTCGCGGGCAGCGTCAAGGGTTGA
- a CDS encoding FAD-binding oxidoreductase has translation METKEFLAALGDALEPSRVVLDPDITSGFSRDMMPLAPSGTPLAVVFPIDTAEVAAIVKLCAAARIPIVPRGAGSGLTGAANAVDGAVTMVMTRMNAILEIDQGNRLAVVQPGVVNLDFRTAVESCGLFYAPDPSSYDWCTIGGNLSTNAGGLCCVKYGVTTDAVLGLEVVLASGEVLRTGRRTVKGVAGYDLTKLLVGSEGTLCIITEATLALRPKPAAPVTLVAAFASTEAAGEAVSGAIRAGLVPSLLEIMDATCIRAVEAKHGTKVLGDGETPAALLIGQSDAGAGVGRREMDELEVVCLRAGATFAYVTDDLAEGRMLLQARRDVLSSLEMFGTWLTDDVSVPRTRIAELISACEKISAQVGLTIGVVGHAGDGNMHPTIVYDAADPAQAAAAELAFGLMLDAGRALGGTVTGEHGVGRIKQDFLAREIGPVGLDLHRRIKNALDPDGLFNPGSMFTEAPTPAG, from the coding sequence ATGGAGACGAAGGAGTTCCTGGCCGCTCTGGGCGATGCGCTGGAGCCATCCCGGGTGGTGCTGGATCCGGACATCACCTCCGGTTTCAGTCGCGACATGATGCCGTTGGCCCCCAGCGGTACTCCGCTCGCGGTGGTCTTCCCGATCGACACGGCCGAGGTCGCCGCGATCGTGAAGCTCTGTGCGGCGGCGCGGATCCCGATCGTGCCGCGCGGTGCCGGCTCCGGCCTAACGGGAGCGGCGAACGCGGTGGACGGCGCCGTGACGATGGTGATGACCAGGATGAACGCCATTCTGGAGATCGACCAGGGCAACCGACTGGCCGTGGTGCAACCGGGCGTGGTCAACCTGGACTTCCGCACGGCCGTCGAATCCTGCGGTCTGTTCTACGCCCCCGACCCTTCGTCCTACGACTGGTGCACCATCGGCGGAAATCTGTCGACCAATGCCGGCGGACTGTGCTGTGTGAAGTACGGCGTGACCACCGACGCGGTCCTCGGTCTCGAGGTCGTGCTGGCATCGGGGGAGGTGCTCCGCACCGGCCGCCGCACGGTCAAGGGGGTCGCCGGGTACGACCTGACGAAGCTGCTGGTCGGGTCCGAGGGCACGCTGTGCATCATCACCGAGGCCACGCTCGCGCTGCGGCCGAAGCCGGCCGCCCCGGTCACGCTGGTGGCTGCGTTCGCCTCGACGGAAGCGGCGGGCGAGGCGGTGTCGGGCGCGATCCGGGCCGGGCTGGTGCCGTCCCTGCTGGAGATCATGGACGCCACCTGCATCCGGGCCGTCGAGGCCAAGCACGGCACGAAGGTCCTCGGTGACGGCGAGACCCCGGCCGCGCTGTTGATCGGGCAGTCCGACGCCGGTGCGGGGGTCGGGCGACGGGAGATGGACGAGCTCGAGGTGGTCTGTCTCCGGGCCGGGGCCACCTTCGCCTACGTCACCGACGACCTGGCCGAGGGTCGGATGTTGCTGCAGGCCCGGCGGGACGTCCTGTCGTCCCTGGAGATGTTCGGGACCTGGCTGACCGATGACGTCAGCGTGCCCCGGACCCGGATCGCCGAGTTGATCAGCGCCTGCGAGAAGATCTCGGCCCAGGTCGGTCTGACCATCGGGGTGGTCGGGCACGCCGGCGACGGCAACATGCACCCGACGATCGTCTACGACGCGGCCGACCCGGCCCAGGCGGCGGCGGCCGAACTGGCCTTCGGCCTGATGCTGGACGCGGGCCGGGCACTGGGCGGGACGGTGACCGGTGAGCACGGGGTCGGCCGGATCAAGCAGGATTTCCTGGCCCGCGAGATCGGCCCGGTCGGGCTGGATCTGCATCGGCGGATCAAGAACGCGCTGGACCCGGACGGGCTGTTCAATCCGGGATCGATGTTCACCGAAGCGCCTACACCAGCAGGCTGA
- a CDS encoding SigE family RNA polymerase sigma factor — MTVDDQWAESAVERTLGTLARLNPDFPPAAQPEPPSSATLPGATATPAGPAPARTPVADVTIDDIYRTHRMGMVRLAILLVDDQASAEDVVQEAFAGLFRNWAGLRDNAAAIGYLRTAVVNGSRSMLRRRRTARAYVPPHPGTERSAESLALLTAEHQAVVTALADLAPRQREVLVLRYYGGLSEAEIAEATGLSKGTVKSTASRAVAKLGDIMRAR; from the coding sequence ATGACGGTCGACGACCAGTGGGCGGAGTCGGCGGTCGAACGCACCCTTGGAACGCTGGCCCGGCTCAACCCGGATTTCCCGCCCGCCGCCCAGCCCGAACCGCCTTCCTCGGCCACCCTGCCGGGCGCCACCGCGACCCCGGCCGGACCGGCCCCGGCCCGTACTCCGGTCGCTGACGTCACCATCGACGACATCTACCGGACCCACCGGATGGGGATGGTCCGGCTCGCCATCCTGTTGGTGGACGATCAGGCCAGCGCCGAGGACGTGGTCCAGGAGGCGTTCGCCGGCCTGTTCCGCAACTGGGCCGGACTGCGCGACAACGCCGCGGCCATCGGCTATCTGCGCACGGCCGTGGTCAACGGATCCCGTTCGATGCTGCGCCGCCGGCGGACCGCGCGGGCCTACGTCCCTCCGCACCCGGGCACCGAGCGATCGGCCGAGTCGCTGGCCCTGCTCACCGCCGAACACCAGGCCGTGGTCACCGCGCTGGCCGACCTGGCCCCCCGGCAACGGGAGGTCCTGGTCCTTCGCTACTACGGCGGACTGTCGGAGGCGGAGATCGCCGAGGCCACCGGTCTGTCCAAGGGCACCGTCAAGTCCACCGCCAGCCGGGCCGTGGCCAAGCTCGGCGACATCATGAGGGCGCGATGA
- a CDS encoding alpha/beta fold hydrolase encodes MAEFPNVAVNMITTPDLAVCVREVVNRMDGRPVIFVHGNVSSSVFFLPVMAQLPPHVRPIAIDLRGFGGTDAAPVDATRGLAVFADDVWATVDALGLGAVDLVGWSMGGGVVLQMLLDRPAAVTSVTLVNPVSPFGFGGTTGLDGALVAPDGAGSGGGTANADFVAALRDDDDSSEGPTSPLGTLRSFYVAPGWDRENEGVFVRSMLSTSIGDDNYPGDSVGSDSWPGVAPGTRGVLNTMAPIYLDLSGIVDVTPKPPILWIRGELDQIVSDASLFDLAQLGLLGAVPGYPGVDKVPPQPMVGQTRSVLDAYANSGGEYTEVVVPGAGHTPHIEKPDIFLAALRIHLKV; translated from the coding sequence ATGGCCGAGTTTCCGAACGTCGCCGTCAACATGATCACCACCCCGGACCTCGCGGTCTGTGTCCGTGAGGTGGTCAACCGGATGGACGGCCGGCCGGTGATCTTCGTGCACGGCAACGTTTCCTCATCGGTCTTCTTCCTCCCGGTGATGGCCCAACTGCCGCCGCACGTCCGGCCGATCGCCATCGACCTGCGTGGATTCGGCGGGACCGACGCCGCGCCGGTGGACGCCACCCGCGGGCTGGCGGTGTTCGCCGACGACGTCTGGGCCACCGTCGACGCGCTCGGGCTGGGCGCGGTCGACCTGGTCGGCTGGTCCATGGGCGGCGGTGTGGTGCTGCAGATGCTGCTCGACCGGCCGGCCGCGGTCACCTCGGTGACGCTGGTGAACCCGGTGTCGCCCTTCGGGTTCGGCGGCACCACCGGCCTGGACGGCGCGCTGGTCGCCCCGGACGGGGCCGGCTCCGGGGGCGGCACGGCGAATGCCGATTTCGTGGCCGCCCTGCGCGACGACGACGACAGCAGCGAGGGGCCGACGTCACCGCTCGGCACTCTCCGGTCCTTCTACGTGGCTCCGGGCTGGGACCGGGAGAACGAAGGCGTCTTCGTCCGGTCCATGCTCTCCACCAGCATCGGAGACGACAACTATCCGGGCGACTCGGTCGGGTCGGACAGCTGGCCGGGGGTCGCGCCGGGCACCCGCGGGGTGCTCAACACCATGGCCCCGATCTACCTGGACCTGTCGGGCATCGTCGATGTCACCCCGAAACCGCCGATCCTGTGGATCCGCGGCGAGCTCGACCAGATCGTCTCGGACGCTTCGCTCTTCGATCTCGCGCAACTCGGTCTACTCGGCGCGGTCCCGGGCTATCCCGGGGTGGACAAGGTGCCGCCGCAACCGATGGTGGGCCAGACCCGGTCGGTACTGGACGCCTACGCCAACTCCGGCGGTGAGTACACCGAGGTGGTCGTCCCGGGCGCCGGGCACACCCCGCACATCGAGAAGCCGGACATCTTCCTGGCCGCGTTGCGTATCCACCTGAAGGTCTGA
- a CDS encoding TrmH family RNA methyltransferase yields the protein MVDEPGPTEWTAAPAVGVGPHPLPWPTDPHFDPELLASGDRRNVVDHYRYWRREAIVADLDARRHPFQVAIENFGHDHNIGTVVRTANAFGAASVHIVGRRRWNRRGAMVTDRYQHLHHHADVATLVEYAHGAGLVVVAVDNVSGSVPIETVDLPRNALLLFGSESEGLTPEARAAAGMTVSIAQFGSTRSINAGVAAGIAMHAWVRQHADLNRAW from the coding sequence GTGGTCGACGAACCGGGCCCCACCGAGTGGACGGCTGCCCCGGCCGTCGGCGTCGGACCCCACCCGCTGCCCTGGCCGACCGATCCCCACTTCGACCCGGAGTTGCTGGCCAGCGGTGACCGCCGGAACGTGGTCGACCACTATCGGTACTGGCGGCGCGAGGCGATCGTCGCCGATCTGGACGCCCGGCGGCACCCGTTCCAGGTGGCCATCGAGAACTTCGGGCACGACCACAACATCGGCACCGTGGTCCGCACCGCGAACGCCTTCGGCGCGGCCAGCGTGCACATCGTCGGGCGGCGTCGCTGGAACCGGCGCGGGGCCATGGTCACCGACCGCTACCAGCACCTGCACCATCACGCCGACGTGGCCACGCTCGTCGAGTACGCCCATGGCGCCGGTCTGGTGGTGGTGGCGGTGGACAACGTGTCCGGATCGGTGCCGATCGAAACCGTGGACCTGCCCCGGAATGCTCTGCTGCTGTTCGGATCCGAATCCGAGGGCCTAACTCCCGAGGCCAGGGCGGCGGCCGGGATGACGGTGTCGATCGCCCAGTTCGGTTCTACCCGGTCGATCAACGCCGGGGTGGCGGCCGGCATCGCGATGCATGCCTGGGTGCGACAGCACGCCGACCTGAACCGCGCCTGGTGA
- a CDS encoding LacI family DNA-binding transcriptional regulator: MADSGFAPMIGIVEVAALAGVSPATVSRALRGLPGVSVTTRENVEQAAAKLGYVASPSAAALTTGRTSAIGVMAPWISRWFFSAVIEGAQDVVGERGYDTLLYPLGANAGAKAARVDTRALHKRVDGVLGLNVPLGLQPASLRNLRIPLVTVGSIIPGVSGVLVDDVEVGYAATSHLIGLGHRRIGFLGQDPDNMYGFTVAADRERGYQKALAENNIPLDPALIGVTGFPVEAGTAALEKMWIECGRELRCMPTAVFAVSDEVAMGVLYAARRLGIRVPEDLSVIGVDNHDMAYLFELTTIGQPVRDQGRIAARMLLDQVRLHEPAAPEVVRMSPGLITRRTTAPPRRDPDRP, from the coding sequence ATGGCCGACAGCGGGTTCGCCCCGATGATCGGCATCGTCGAAGTTGCCGCACTGGCCGGTGTCTCGCCGGCGACGGTGTCACGGGCACTCCGGGGTCTTCCCGGAGTGTCCGTGACGACCAGGGAGAACGTCGAGCAGGCAGCGGCGAAGCTGGGATACGTGGCTTCGCCCTCCGCTGCCGCGCTGACCACGGGCCGAACCAGCGCCATCGGCGTGATGGCCCCGTGGATCTCACGCTGGTTCTTCAGTGCGGTCATCGAAGGTGCCCAGGATGTGGTGGGTGAGCGGGGCTACGACACGCTGCTGTACCCGCTGGGTGCCAACGCCGGAGCCAAAGCCGCTCGGGTCGACACGCGTGCCCTGCACAAGCGGGTGGATGGCGTGCTCGGCCTCAATGTCCCGCTCGGTCTGCAGCCGGCGTCCCTGCGGAACCTGCGCATTCCGCTCGTCACCGTCGGATCGATCATCCCCGGCGTCTCCGGGGTGCTGGTCGACGACGTCGAGGTCGGCTATGCGGCAACATCGCATCTGATCGGTCTCGGGCATCGCCGCATCGGTTTCCTGGGCCAGGACCCGGACAACATGTACGGGTTCACCGTCGCCGCCGATCGAGAACGCGGCTACCAGAAGGCGTTGGCGGAGAACAACATTCCTCTCGACCCGGCCCTGATCGGCGTGACCGGTTTCCCGGTCGAGGCCGGTACGGCCGCCCTGGAGAAGATGTGGATCGAGTGCGGGCGTGAACTGCGATGTATGCCGACCGCGGTGTTCGCCGTTTCCGACGAGGTGGCCATGGGGGTCCTGTACGCGGCCCGCCGGCTCGGCATCCGGGTGCCGGAGGACCTCTCGGTCATCGGCGTCGACAACCACGACATGGCGTACCTGTTCGAACTGACCACCATCGGGCAACCGGTGCGGGACCAGGGGCGGATCGCCGCTCGCATGTTGCTGGACCAGGTGCGACTACACGAACCGGCGGCGCCGGAGGTGGTCCGCATGAGCCCCGGCCTGATCACCCGGCGGACGACGGCTCCGCCGCGCCGCGATCCGGACCGGCCCTGA
- a CDS encoding DedA family protein, which yields MNPTHVAGLLPSWLDGGHLVESMGSWALLVFALIIFAECGLLIGFFLPGDTLLFIAGLLVATHKLHVNLVAVILILVVAAFVGNIVGYGIGRKAGPLVFDRPNAKFFKHEYVEKSEVFFAKYGKVAVILARFVPVVRTVATVMAGVSRMDARLYTLYSAIGGVVWVAGVTVAGYFLGQIQFIADHVDVILVGAVVVVVLVSAVPALLHLRQRRRAAEAG from the coding sequence GTGAACCCGACTCATGTTGCCGGCCTCCTCCCGTCCTGGCTCGACGGAGGGCACCTAGTGGAATCGATGGGTTCCTGGGCGCTGCTGGTCTTCGCCCTGATCATCTTCGCCGAGTGCGGCCTGCTCATCGGATTCTTCCTGCCCGGCGACACCCTGCTGTTCATCGCCGGGCTCCTGGTGGCCACCCACAAGCTTCACGTCAACCTGGTCGCGGTGATCCTGATCCTGGTGGTGGCGGCCTTCGTCGGCAATATCGTCGGATACGGGATCGGCCGGAAGGCCGGACCCCTGGTCTTCGATCGGCCGAACGCGAAATTCTTCAAACACGAGTACGTCGAGAAGTCCGAGGTGTTCTTCGCCAAGTACGGGAAGGTCGCCGTCATCCTGGCCCGTTTCGTCCCGGTCGTGCGCACGGTGGCCACTGTGATGGCCGGTGTCTCCCGGATGGACGCCAGGCTCTACACCCTGTATTCGGCCATCGGCGGCGTCGTCTGGGTCGCCGGAGTGACCGTCGCCGGATATTTCCTGGGCCAGATCCAGTTCATCGCCGACCATGTCGACGTGATCCTGGTCGGTGCCGTGGTCGTCGTCGTGCTGGTCTCCGCGGTCCCGGCCCTGCTGCACCTGCGTCAGCGCAGGCGCGCGGCCGAGGCCGGCTGA
- a CDS encoding ABC transporter substrate-binding protein, translated as MATIAGIGALALIMSACSSSSSSSSTSSAASAAGGSSSAAAPVGSSSAAAGSPSASAPASSSPASSGGPSSSSSATAAGLNDDATYCDYLKKTWPNISGKQVSVYTSIAGDEGKQVESSFKDFTTCTGATVKYTSDKNFEQQIVVQAKSGNAANIAFVPQPGLLATLVATGKVVEAPASVAANVDKYWDKGWKSYGTIGGKFYAAPLGANVKSLVWYSPKMFAAKGYTVPTTWDQMIALSDKIAADPSGVKPWCAGVESGSATGWTATDWLEEVVLRQAGPDVYDQWVAGKVKFSDPAIAKALATVGSIWKNDKYVNAGIGDVASIATTSFNDGGLPIQQGKCYMHQQASFYETNFKGTPTVSPTGDLYAFYEPTMSDTFGKPVEVGGEFVAAFSSNPEVQAFQWFLTTAHWANAQSKASKSRISANKGLDVANVADPINKLSVQILQDPKAVSRFDASDLMPAAVGSGAEWKQLTNWITGQDDATTLSQIDAAWPNS; from the coding sequence ATGGCCACCATCGCAGGGATCGGCGCCCTCGCGCTGATCATGTCCGCTTGCTCCAGTTCCAGTTCCAGCAGCTCGACCAGCTCGGCGGCCAGCGCCGCGGGCGGATCGTCCAGTGCTGCGGCCCCCGTCGGTTCCTCTTCCGCTGCCGCCGGCTCGCCTTCCGCTTCGGCGCCGGCCTCATCCAGCCCCGCTTCGTCCGGCGGGCCCTCGTCCTCGTCCTCGGCCACCGCCGCGGGCCTGAACGACGACGCGACGTACTGCGACTACCTGAAGAAGACGTGGCCGAACATCTCCGGCAAGCAGGTCAGCGTCTACACCAGCATCGCTGGTGACGAGGGCAAGCAGGTGGAGTCGTCCTTCAAGGACTTCACGACGTGCACCGGTGCCACCGTGAAGTACACCTCGGACAAGAACTTCGAGCAGCAGATCGTCGTCCAGGCCAAGTCGGGCAACGCGGCCAATATCGCGTTCGTCCCGCAGCCGGGCCTGCTGGCCACCCTGGTCGCCACCGGCAAGGTCGTCGAGGCCCCGGCTTCGGTCGCCGCCAACGTCGACAAGTACTGGGACAAGGGCTGGAAGAGCTACGGCACCATCGGCGGCAAGTTCTACGCGGCTCCGCTCGGCGCCAACGTCAAGTCGCTGGTGTGGTACTCGCCGAAGATGTTCGCGGCCAAGGGCTACACCGTCCCGACCACCTGGGACCAGATGATCGCGCTGTCGGACAAGATCGCGGCTGACCCGTCCGGCGTCAAGCCGTGGTGCGCCGGCGTCGAGTCCGGGTCGGCCACCGGCTGGACCGCCACCGACTGGCTGGAAGAGGTCGTCCTGCGTCAGGCCGGCCCCGATGTCTACGACCAGTGGGTCGCCGGCAAGGTGAAGTTCTCCGACCCGGCCATCGCCAAGGCGCTCGCCACGGTCGGGTCGATCTGGAAGAACGACAAGTACGTCAACGCCGGTATCGGTGACGTCGCCTCCATCGCCACCACGTCGTTCAACGACGGCGGTCTGCCGATCCAGCAGGGCAAGTGCTACATGCACCAGCAGGCGTCGTTCTACGAGACCAACTTCAAGGGCACCCCGACCGTCTCCCCGACGGGCGATCTGTACGCCTTCTACGAGCCGACCATGAGCGACACGTTCGGCAAGCCGGTCGAGGTCGGTGGCGAGTTCGTCGCCGCGTTCTCCTCCAACCCGGAGGTCCAGGCGTTCCAGTGGTTCCTGACCACCGCGCACTGGGCGAACGCCCAGTCGAAGGCCTCCAAGTCCCGCATCTCGGCCAACAAGGGCCTTGACGTGGCGAACGTGGCCGACCCGATCAACAAGCTGTCGGTGCAGATCCTGCAGGACCCGAAGGCCGTGTCCCGCTTCGACGCCTCCGACCTGATGCCGGCCGCCGTCGGCTCCGGTGCCGAGTGGAAGCAGCTGACCAACTGGATCACCGGTCAGGACGACGCGACGACGCTCTCCCAGATCGATGCCGCTTGGCCGAACAGCTGA
- the pyrE gene encoding orotate phosphoribosyltransferase: MTIESAPIPDAAAKARLAELVADLAVVHGRVTLSSGREADYYVDLRRATLHHEAGPLIGVLLRQLTADWDFDAVGGLTLGADPVATAVMHAPGRPIDAFVVRKAAKAHGMQRQIEGPDVAGKRVLVVEDTTTTGASPLQAVEALRQAGAEVVGVATIVDRNTGADAVLGAEGLTYRYLLGLSDLGLG, translated from the coding sequence GTGACGATCGAATCCGCTCCCATTCCGGACGCCGCGGCCAAGGCCAGACTGGCCGAACTCGTGGCCGATCTGGCTGTGGTTCACGGCCGGGTGACGCTGTCCTCCGGTCGCGAGGCCGACTACTACGTCGACCTGCGCCGGGCCACCCTGCATCACGAGGCCGGCCCGCTGATCGGGGTGCTGCTGCGTCAGTTGACCGCCGACTGGGACTTCGACGCGGTCGGCGGTCTCACCCTGGGTGCGGATCCCGTGGCGACGGCCGTCATGCACGCGCCCGGCCGGCCGATCGACGCATTCGTGGTCCGCAAGGCGGCGAAGGCCCACGGCATGCAGCGCCAGATCGAGGGACCCGACGTGGCCGGCAAGCGGGTCCTCGTCGTCGAGGACACCACCACCACCGGTGCGTCTCCGTTGCAGGCGGTCGAGGCGCTCCGGCAGGCGGGTGCCGAAGTGGTCGGGGTGGCGACCATCGTCGACCGCAACACCGGTGCCGACGCCGTGCTGGGGGCCGAGGGCCTGACCTACCGGTACCTGCTCGGCCTGTCCGATCTGGGCCTGGGCTGA